The Carassius auratus strain Wakin unplaced genomic scaffold, ASM336829v1 scaf_tig00215261, whole genome shotgun sequence sequence ATGCAGGCGCAGAGCGAGCGGGAGAGACGATCGTCCAACCCAGGTCACTGACACTGATTGATCTGAATGATGTCActgttgtcttctgtagagctgctcaAGCAAGGAGTGTGAAGCGCTGGAGTAATGAGACATTTCTGTGTTTTCCCAGGATCCCCGTTTCAGGGTCACCCCGCGGTGCTGTCTGTAGCTCCTCCCATTGTGGCTCCGCCTCCTCTGCCGATGGGTGGTCCCTGCCCCCCTCCCCCGCCTGGGCCGCCGCCCCCTTCTGCTGGAGCTCCGCCCCCTCCCCCGCCTCCTCTGCCTGTAGGTGGGTACGGGGGTCACGCCCAGGACGATAGCCACGCCCCCTCGGGTCTCGCCGCCATGATCGCCGGAGCCAAACTGCGCCGCGTGCAACGGGTGCGACATCGTCTCATCACAACACGACAAACGTTTACTTGAAGCAAAACCGTGTTTGAAAATCAGGCAAAAAAGACTGAGCTCATTGGCTTCAATAAAGCAAAGTATTTGTAGAAACATTATATTGTAGGTTTATTACAAAATATCCATATAATATACAAACACTGAAATAATCTAAGACTCGATTGCGTCATTCGCGGTGCTTGGCGGCAGTGGGCGGAGCTCTTGGTGCATCAGCTCGCCGTGACTTTCTGATTGGTGGAAACAGTTTTTCACCACAGATTTAGTTAAATGTGGTTATTTAAAAAGCAGGCTGAATTTAGGTGAACACACGACTTCAATGAGAGCATATACAATCAAATAACCACCTTGTAGCTCACAGTGGGTCTgtctttaatggttttaatggtaaATTTCATATATAGTCATTTCTATTACACTAAAACAGCCATGTATCTACCAAGGGTTCATTATAGTGATTCTTCAGATGATTCACATGTTCTTTACTCTTAGAAATAAACAGTTGTTTGAAGAACTGACCACTGAAATGTCTTTGGGAGCCACAAACGGATCCTTCATCTCCATTAATCACGTTCAAAATAAACGTTTTGCAgcctaaacttgaaaataaagcTCCTTCATCGTCACCGATGGTGTTTATAGCGGAAGAAGATTCAGATTTTAAAAGATGGCTCTTCTGTCGTTTCTGTGAAAAACCTCTTATATACACTCTACTCTTAAGAGTCTCATCTCACATGAAAACTGCACTAAAAGCTTCCCAAAGAGGCGGGTAATGTCAGTGAACGCAGCTGATCAGATaatgtgctgatgtgtgtgtgcagccGGAGGAAAGCTCTGCGTCCGGAGCCAGGCCGGAAGTGAACCGGAGCAGCGGAGGAGGTCTGATGGAGGAGATGAACGCGCTGCTCGCTCGCAGGTCAGACACAACACCACCTTCACTGAGCacctctgatgtgtgtgtgttctctccgCCTGTGACACGCCACACATAACACACTCTGataatcaacacacacacacacacactttacttcTGATCACAGACGGAGAGCAGCAGATGAGAAGAGGGACGGAGAGAGCCCGAGCGtgagttatatatttatattttcgaTAATAGTGTTAAAGTATACATGTGCAGGCCTTGGTGTGAGCTGTGAATGTTTCTGGTGTGTTTCAGGAGGATCCGGCGTCTCGGGGACAGAGCTGCGCAGCTTCCTCTTCATCTGAGACACAGCAGAGCAGGAAGAGtgagctcaggtgtgtgtgtgtgtgtgtgtgagatcctcGCTGGTGTCCAGGtcagaaacacaacacacacactggactCGAAGGAGACGTCACTCAGCGATCGAGAACTGATCAGTGaatcatgtttattattaatattctagCTGCACTTGTCAGACTTGAGCAGCTCTGAATGATTAAtgcatacaataaatataatcgTGACTGTCCTCTTCTGTCAGATCTGAGGAATAGAGATGTGAAGACATGCACTGTTTATTCCACGGTGGAAACAAAACTAAAGAATTGTGAGATTGTCTGACGAACACTCCTGaggtcaggggtcagaggtcatgatGGGATTAAtgcagtgattgtgtgtgtgttcagggttcGAGCGGCCGGCAGCATCAGTGACTCAGACGCATTAGACTTCGACAGAATGAAACAGGTGAAGATGACCATCAAGAACTAGTACAGATTTATTCATATATGAAGAATGTAGGTTATATAGTTAAATagttatagtatttatattttattctttattatagtTAAATTGTGTAACTATAATAGAGATTTAAATGCAAACGATGTTTTAATCGACAGGAAATCCTGGAGGAAGTGGTTCGTGAGCTGCACAAGGTGAAGGATGAGATCATTGATGG is a genomic window containing:
- the LOC113094125 gene encoding ena/VASP-like protein isoform X2, yielding MSEQSICQARASVMVYDDTSKKWVPIKPGQQGFSRINIYHNTSSSSFRVVGVKLQDQQVVINYSIVKGLKYNQATPTFHQWRDARQVYGLNFASKEEASTFSNAMLFALNVLSSQEPGPAVQRQVQNGLSSEEVEVQRRQMEIQQQQMQAQSERERRSSNPGSPFQGHPAVLSVAPPIVAPPPLPMGGPCPPPPPGPPPPSAGAPPPPPPPLPVGGYGGHAQDDSHAPSGLAAMIAGAKLRRVQRPEESSASGARPEVNRSSGGGLMEEMNALLARRRRAADEKRDGESPSEDPASRGQSCAASSSSETQQSRKSELRVRAAGSISDSDALDFDRMKQEILEEVVRELHKVKDEIIDAVRHELSRISST
- the LOC113094125 gene encoding ena/VASP-like protein isoform X1, whose translation is MEINVPSHRFYFPQIYCEPGAPLADIKVSEQSICQARASVMVYDDTSKKWVPIKPGQQGFSRINIYHNTSSSSFRVVGVKLQDQQVVINYSIVKGLKYNQATPTFHQWRDARQVYGLNFASKEEASTFSNAMLFALNVLSSQEPGPAVQRQVQNGLSSEEVEVQRRQMEIQQQQMQAQSERERRSSNPGSPFQGHPAVLSVAPPIVAPPPLPMGGPCPPPPPGPPPPSAGAPPPPPPPLPVGGYGGHAQDDSHAPSGLAAMIAGAKLRRVQRPEESSASGARPEVNRSSGGGLMEEMNALLARRRRAADEKRDGESPSEDPASRGQSCAASSSSETQQSRKSELRVRAAGSISDSDALDFDRMKQEILEEVVRELHKVKDEIIDAVRHELSRISST